One segment of Streptomyces sp. NA02950 DNA contains the following:
- the glgX gene encoding glycogen debranching protein GlgX → MQVWPGQAYPLGATYDGAGTNFAVFSEAAVRIELCLLHDDGSETAVELRETDAFVRHAYLPGIMPGQRYGFRAHGPYEPELGHRCNSAKLLLDPYAKAISGRIDWGEEVYGYHFYRPDKRNDLDSAPHTMASVVVNPYFDWGDDRPPRTDYHRTVIYEAHVKGLTMRHPRLPDELRGTYAALAHPAIIEHLTELGVTTLELMPVHQFVNDHRLVDEGLANYWGYNTIGFFAPHNAYASWGDRGQQVLEFKSAVRALHQAGIEVILDVVYNHTAEGNHLGPTLSFRGLDNASYYRLTDDRRYYMDTTGTGNSLLMRSPHVLQLIMDSLRYWVTEMRVDGFRFDLAATLARQFHEVDRLSSFFDLVQQDPVVSQVKLIAEPWDVGEGGYQVGNFPPLWTEWNGKFRDTVRDLWRGEPRTLAEFASRLTGSSDLYQGDGRRPLASVNFVTCHDGFTLRDLVSYDEKHNEENGESNQDGESYNRSWNCGVEGETDDPEVRALRRRQMRNFIATLMLSQGVPMLSHGDEFARTQGGNNNAYCQDNEVSWVAWPNPGKDGGEEDRSALALLRFTRSLVWLRRDHPVFRRRRFFHGRPVEGTHDELSDIAWFTHEGEEMRQRDWQAAHAKSLTVFLNGNAISEPGVRGERITDDSFLLLFNAHHEPLEFTVPVDHGKSWQVIVDTAEPEGVEPGSGAKVAAGDRLTLVDRSLMVLQRPA, encoded by the coding sequence ATGCAGGTCTGGCCGGGACAGGCTTACCCCCTGGGCGCCACGTACGACGGCGCCGGAACCAACTTCGCGGTGTTCTCCGAGGCAGCGGTTCGGATCGAACTGTGCCTCCTGCACGACGACGGCTCGGAGACGGCGGTCGAACTGCGCGAGACCGACGCGTTCGTGCGCCATGCCTATCTGCCGGGGATCATGCCGGGGCAGCGCTACGGCTTCCGGGCCCACGGCCCGTACGAACCGGAGCTCGGCCACCGCTGCAATTCCGCCAAGCTGCTGCTGGACCCCTACGCCAAGGCGATCAGTGGGCGGATCGACTGGGGCGAGGAGGTCTACGGCTACCACTTCTACCGGCCGGACAAGCGCAATGACCTCGACTCCGCCCCGCACACCATGGCCTCGGTGGTGGTCAACCCCTACTTCGACTGGGGCGACGACCGGCCGCCGCGCACCGACTACCACCGCACCGTCATCTACGAGGCCCACGTCAAGGGGCTGACGATGCGCCATCCGCGGCTTCCGGACGAGCTGCGGGGCACCTACGCGGCGCTGGCCCACCCGGCGATCATCGAGCATCTGACGGAGCTGGGCGTCACCACGCTCGAACTGATGCCCGTACACCAGTTCGTCAACGACCACCGGCTGGTCGACGAGGGGCTGGCGAACTACTGGGGCTACAACACCATCGGCTTCTTCGCCCCGCACAACGCCTACGCCTCCTGGGGCGACCGGGGCCAGCAGGTCCTGGAGTTCAAGTCGGCGGTGCGGGCCCTGCACCAGGCGGGGATCGAGGTCATCCTCGACGTGGTCTACAACCACACCGCCGAGGGCAACCACCTGGGCCCGACCCTCTCCTTCCGGGGGCTGGACAACGCCTCGTACTACCGGCTGACCGACGACCGGCGGTACTACATGGACACCACCGGCACCGGGAACTCCCTGCTGATGCGCAGCCCGCACGTCCTTCAGCTGATCATGGACTCGCTGCGCTACTGGGTGACCGAGATGCGCGTCGACGGCTTCCGCTTCGATCTGGCGGCCACCCTGGCCCGTCAGTTCCACGAGGTGGACCGGCTGTCGTCGTTCTTCGACCTGGTGCAGCAGGACCCGGTGGTCAGCCAGGTGAAGCTGATCGCGGAGCCCTGGGACGTCGGCGAGGGCGGCTACCAGGTGGGCAACTTCCCGCCCCTGTGGACCGAATGGAACGGGAAGTTCCGGGACACCGTGCGCGACCTGTGGCGCGGGGAGCCACGGACCCTGGCGGAGTTCGCCTCCCGGCTGACCGGCTCCTCCGACCTCTACCAGGGCGACGGCCGCCGCCCGCTGGCCTCGGTCAACTTCGTCACCTGCCACGACGGCTTCACCCTGCGCGACCTGGTGTCGTACGACGAGAAGCACAACGAGGAGAACGGGGAGTCCAACCAGGACGGCGAGAGCTACAACCGCTCCTGGAACTGCGGGGTCGAGGGCGAGACCGACGACCCGGAGGTACGGGCGCTGCGCCGGCGCCAGATGCGCAACTTCATCGCCACGCTGATGCTCTCCCAGGGCGTGCCGATGCTCAGCCACGGCGACGAGTTCGCCCGTACCCAGGGCGGCAACAACAACGCGTACTGCCAGGACAACGAGGTGTCCTGGGTGGCCTGGCCGAACCCCGGCAAGGACGGCGGCGAGGAGGACCGCTCGGCGCTGGCGCTGCTGCGCTTCACCCGGTCGCTGGTGTGGCTGCGCCGTGACCATCCGGTCTTCCGGCGCCGCCGCTTCTTCCACGGACGGCCGGTCGAGGGCACCCACGACGAGCTGTCGGACATCGCCTGGTTCACCCACGAGGGCGAGGAGATGCGGCAGCGGGACTGGCAGGCGGCACACGCCAAGTCGCTGACGGTCTTCCTCAACGGGAACGCGATCTCCGAACCGGGGGTGCGCGGCGAGCGGATCACCGACGACTCCTTCCTGCTGCTGTTCAACGCGCACCACGAGCCGCTGGAGTTCACGGTGCCCGTCGACCACGGCAAGTCGTGGCAGGTCATCGTGGACACCGCCGAACCGGAGGGAGTGGAGCCGGGCAGTGGGGCGAAGGTGGCGGCGGGCGACCGGCTGACCCTGGTGGACCGCAGCCTGATGGTGCTCCAGCGGCCCGCGTAG
- the treY gene encoding malto-oligosyltrehalose synthase, whose product MTADPIAPTATYRLQLQPGFPFEAARRAVPYLASLGVSHLHLSPVLEARPGSTHGYDVVDHSAVRAELGGERGLRSLARTARAHGLGLIVDIVPNHMAAPVPERLNRPLWEVLREGPASPYARWFDIDWAEHGGKVLLPVLGGPLGEELKRLAVEGEGDDAVLRYHDHTVPLRPGTAGLPLPELLDAQWYRLGWWRLARTELNYRRFFTISELIAVRAEDPEVFAATHAKLLELVRDGVIDGLRVDHPDGLADPAGYLRRLDREVRAATADTTVGGGRWTVVEKILARNERLPADWPVAGTTGYDALHHIDGLFLDPDGPAALAMIYQDLTAAGADEGGDWAATVRRAAREVVTHELAAEVARLVRTASRICDASPRLRDHAPWALRTAVRELLVRLPVYRPYAVVGTPAPDGDAALLEEAARGARTAFAVAEEARAVDTVRDAALGRLGDGPHHRDFCARFAQTAAALRAKSVEDTAFYRHTPLLSAAEVGGDPGRPAVPAEEFHAFAARLLRDWPATGTVLSTHDTKRSADVRARIAALTQSPEWWGRLMAGLLAKARAAGERDGTAAPDAPVVWTAWQTALGLGHADTARLVPAVLKGVRESGLRTTWTERDPAYEEAVAAYLESAEGPGDPAAPVWAEIAAELDAPARVIALGAALVQLTMPGVPDLYMGTEHLYRALVDPDNRRPPEPRPEALVALDAGREADGVSAEKLLLTSAALRLRREHPEWFGAGSGYVPLRAEGPAAAHCVAFARVPGAAAGGGSGEGAGSREGNGGREGSGSREGGGAVTVVTRLSRRLAAAGGWGTTRLPLPPGRWRDLLTGRRVEGACPLGELLARLPVALLMRE is encoded by the coding sequence ATGACGGCTGACCCCATCGCACCCACCGCCACCTACCGGTTACAGCTCCAGCCCGGTTTCCCCTTCGAGGCGGCACGGCGGGCCGTACCGTACCTGGCCTCGCTCGGCGTCTCCCATCTGCATCTGTCCCCCGTGCTGGAGGCCCGGCCCGGCTCCACCCACGGCTACGACGTGGTGGACCACTCGGCCGTCCGGGCCGAGCTGGGCGGTGAGCGGGGGCTGCGGTCGCTCGCCCGTACGGCGCGGGCGCACGGGCTCGGGCTGATCGTCGACATCGTTCCGAACCACATGGCCGCGCCCGTGCCCGAGCGGCTCAACCGGCCCCTGTGGGAGGTGCTGCGGGAGGGGCCCGCCTCGCCGTACGCGCGCTGGTTCGACATCGACTGGGCGGAGCACGGCGGAAAGGTGCTGCTGCCGGTGCTCGGCGGCCCGCTCGGCGAGGAGCTCAAACGGCTGGCGGTGGAGGGCGAGGGGGACGACGCGGTCCTCCGCTACCACGACCACACCGTCCCGCTGCGGCCCGGCACCGCGGGGCTGCCGCTGCCCGAGCTGCTGGACGCCCAGTGGTACCGGCTGGGCTGGTGGCGGCTGGCCCGTACCGAGCTCAACTACCGGCGCTTCTTCACCATCTCCGAGCTGATCGCGGTGCGGGCGGAGGACCCGGAGGTGTTCGCGGCGACCCACGCCAAGCTGCTGGAGCTGGTGCGCGACGGGGTGATCGACGGGCTCCGGGTGGACCACCCGGACGGCCTCGCCGACCCGGCCGGCTATCTGCGGCGGCTGGACCGGGAGGTGCGGGCCGCGACGGCGGATACAACGGTGGGCGGTGGCCGGTGGACCGTCGTGGAGAAGATCCTCGCCCGGAACGAACGGCTGCCCGCCGACTGGCCGGTGGCCGGAACCACCGGCTACGACGCGCTGCACCACATCGACGGGCTCTTCCTCGACCCGGACGGACCGGCCGCGCTGGCCATGATCTACCAGGACCTCACGGCGGCGGGGGCGGACGAGGGCGGCGACTGGGCCGCCACCGTGCGCCGCGCCGCGCGGGAGGTGGTGACGCATGAGCTGGCCGCCGAGGTGGCGCGGCTGGTGCGGACGGCGTCCCGGATCTGTGACGCCTCGCCCCGGCTGCGCGACCACGCGCCCTGGGCGCTGCGCACGGCCGTGCGCGAGCTGCTGGTGCGGCTGCCCGTCTACCGCCCGTACGCCGTCGTCGGAACGCCCGCACCGGACGGGGACGCCGCGCTGCTGGAGGAGGCGGCGCGGGGCGCCAGGACGGCGTTCGCGGTGGCGGAGGAGGCCCGGGCCGTGGACACCGTGCGGGACGCGGCGCTCGGCAGGCTCGGCGACGGACCGCACCACCGGGACTTCTGCGCGCGCTTCGCACAGACCGCGGCGGCGCTGCGCGCCAAGTCGGTCGAGGACACCGCCTTCTACCGCCACACCCCGCTGCTCTCGGCGGCGGAGGTGGGCGGCGACCCGGGGCGCCCGGCCGTCCCGGCCGAGGAGTTCCACGCCTTCGCCGCCCGGCTGCTGCGCGACTGGCCCGCCACCGGAACGGTGCTGTCCACCCATGACACCAAGCGCAGCGCGGACGTCCGGGCGCGGATCGCGGCGCTGACCCAGTCCCCGGAGTGGTGGGGGCGGCTGATGGCGGGCCTGCTGGCGAAGGCACGGGCGGCGGGTGAGCGGGACGGGACGGCGGCCCCCGACGCCCCTGTGGTGTGGACGGCGTGGCAGACCGCGCTCGGCCTGGGCCACGCGGACACCGCGCGGCTGGTCCCGGCGGTGCTCAAGGGCGTACGGGAGTCGGGGCTGCGCACCACCTGGACGGAGCGGGACCCGGCGTACGAGGAGGCGGTGGCCGCCTATCTGGAGTCGGCGGAGGGACCGGGCGACCCCGCGGCGCCGGTGTGGGCGGAGATCGCCGCCGAACTCGACGCCCCGGCCCGGGTGATCGCGCTGGGCGCCGCGTTGGTGCAGCTGACCATGCCGGGCGTGCCCGATCTCTACATGGGCACCGAGCACCTCTACCGCGCCCTGGTCGACCCGGACAACCGCCGCCCGCCCGAGCCGCGCCCGGAGGCGCTGGTCGCCCTGGACGCGGGACGGGAGGCGGACGGGGTGTCCGCCGAGAAGCTGCTGCTGACCTCGGCGGCACTACGGCTGCGGCGGGAACACCCGGAGTGGTTCGGCGCGGGAAGCGGCTATGTGCCGCTACGGGCCGAGGGCCCGGCCGCCGCCCACTGTGTGGCCTTCGCCCGGGTCCCCGGCGCGGCCGCGGGTGGCGGAAGCGGTGAAGGGGCCGGAAGCCGAGAAGGAAACGGGGGCCGTGAGGGGAGCGGAAGCCGTGAAGGGGGCGGGGCGGTCACGGTGGTCACCCGGTTGTCGCGGCGCCTGGCCGCGGCGGGCGGCTGGGGCACCACCCGCCTGCCGCTGCCGCCCGGCCGCTGGCGGGATCTGCTGACGGGCCGCAGGGTCGAAGGCGCCTGCCCGCTGGGGGAACTCCTGGCCCGCCTCCCGGTGGCCCTGCTGATGCGCGAGTGA
- a CDS encoding LysR family transcriptional regulator — protein MSLRQMEYLVTVVEEDSFTAAAELLGVSQPTLSHQVKALEAEVGGPLLERLSRGVRLTPMGRAYLPHAERAVRSARQARRAARAAAGTEGGELHIATLHALAVGVLPEVFAHWRRERPGVRLLVREYATGDELCERMERGVADLAIGHRPKDWPGPVAPLGREEIVVVVPDGDPLAGRKSIRLEELADRDWVRCALEPVVEGRRFLDLACQRAGFVPRDGVHTEHSSTAVRMASAGAGIVVTPAHVAAGHGATAVPLDPPWHRELAAFSRVSLTGAAAAFVTLLSRTARLDRTAAAPAAGA, from the coding sequence ATGAGTCTGCGGCAGATGGAATATCTGGTCACGGTGGTCGAGGAGGACTCCTTCACCGCCGCCGCCGAACTGCTGGGGGTCAGTCAGCCGACGCTGTCGCACCAGGTCAAGGCCCTGGAGGCAGAGGTCGGCGGACCGCTGCTGGAGCGGCTCTCGCGCGGGGTACGGCTGACGCCGATGGGGCGGGCCTATCTGCCGCATGCCGAACGGGCGGTGCGCAGCGCCCGGCAGGCGCGGCGCGCGGCACGGGCCGCGGCCGGGACCGAAGGTGGCGAACTGCACATCGCCACCCTGCACGCCCTCGCGGTCGGCGTGCTGCCCGAGGTCTTCGCCCACTGGCGCCGTGAACGTCCGGGCGTGCGGCTGCTGGTGCGCGAGTACGCCACCGGCGACGAGCTGTGCGAGCGGATGGAGCGCGGGGTGGCCGACCTCGCCATCGGCCACCGTCCGAAGGACTGGCCGGGGCCCGTTGCCCCCCTGGGCCGGGAGGAGATCGTCGTCGTTGTCCCGGACGGGGACCCGCTGGCCGGGCGGAAGTCCATACGGCTGGAGGAGCTGGCGGACCGTGACTGGGTGCGCTGTGCGCTGGAGCCGGTGGTCGAAGGGCGCCGCTTTCTGGATCTGGCCTGTCAGCGGGCGGGGTTCGTCCCGCGCGACGGGGTGCACACCGAGCACTCCTCGACCGCCGTGCGGATGGCGTCCGCCGGTGCGGGCATCGTCGTCACCCCCGCGCATGTGGCCGCCGGGCACGGTGCCACGGCGGTGCCCCTGGACCCGCCGTGGCACCGAGAGCTGGCCGCGTTCTCGCGGGTGTCCCTGACCGGAGCGGCCGCCGCCTTTGTCACCCTGCTCAGCCGCACGGCACGGCTGGACCGAACGGCGGCGGCCCCGGCCGCCGGGGCGTAA
- a CDS encoding FAD-dependent oxidoreductase, which yields MDETDVIVIGGGTGGYSTALRAAALGLEVVLAERDLIGGTCLHRGCIPSKAMLHAAELVDGIAEARERWGVKASLDAVDWPALTATRDDIVARNHRGVEGTLSHAGVRVVPGTAALTGPRTVRIEPVTATGPGGAAAAGDDGRRVSQWTARRGIVVATGSRPRTLPGLAPDGRRVVTSDDALFAPGLPTSVLVLGGGAIGVEYASLHRSMGARVTLVEAADRLLPLEDADVSRHLTRGLKRRGIEVLTGARLEEAEPYEDGVRATVRTARGEVRTLDVERLLVAVGRTPVTDGLDLAAAGLATDERGFLAPADWSRLETAVPGIHAVGDLLPPPSLGLAHASFAEGLVVAETLAGGTPRPVDYDAVPRVTYSSPQTASVGLSEAAARARAGDDAVAVNTMPLTAVAKGMVHGQGGMVKVVAERTAESGAAGSGAAGSGAAGSAGRVLGVHLVGPHVSEMIAESQLIIGWDAEPGDVAQHIHPHPTLSEAVGETYLTLAGRGLHQH from the coding sequence ATGGATGAGACCGACGTCATCGTCATCGGGGGCGGCACCGGCGGCTACAGCACCGCACTGCGCGCCGCCGCCCTGGGCCTGGAAGTGGTGCTCGCCGAACGCGATCTGATCGGCGGCACCTGTCTGCACCGCGGCTGTATCCCCAGCAAGGCCATGCTGCACGCCGCCGAACTGGTCGACGGCATCGCGGAGGCGCGGGAGCGCTGGGGCGTCAAGGCGTCCCTGGACGCGGTGGACTGGCCCGCCCTGACCGCGACCCGTGACGACATCGTGGCCCGCAACCACCGCGGGGTGGAGGGCACTCTCTCCCACGCCGGTGTCCGTGTGGTGCCCGGCACCGCCGCCCTGACCGGCCCCCGAACGGTCCGCATCGAGCCGGTGACCGCCACCGGACCGGGCGGAGCGGCCGCTGCCGGAGACGACGGGCGGCGGGTCAGCCAGTGGACCGCACGCCGCGGCATCGTGGTGGCCACCGGCTCCCGGCCCCGCACCCTCCCGGGTCTGGCACCGGACGGCCGACGGGTCGTCACCAGCGATGACGCCCTCTTCGCACCCGGCCTCCCCACCTCCGTCCTGGTGCTGGGCGGAGGCGCCATCGGGGTCGAATACGCCTCACTGCACCGCTCCATGGGGGCGCGGGTCACCCTGGTCGAGGCGGCGGACCGGCTGCTCCCCCTGGAGGACGCCGATGTCAGCCGCCATCTCACCCGCGGGCTGAAGCGACGCGGTATCGAGGTGCTGACGGGTGCCCGGCTGGAGGAGGCCGAGCCGTACGAGGACGGGGTGCGCGCCACCGTCCGCACGGCCCGCGGCGAGGTGCGGACCCTGGACGTCGAGCGGCTGCTCGTGGCCGTCGGCCGTACCCCGGTCACCGACGGGCTGGACCTCGCCGCCGCCGGACTCGCCACCGACGAGCGCGGTTTCCTCGCCCCCGCCGACTGGTCGCGGCTGGAGACCGCGGTACCGGGCATCCATGCCGTCGGCGATCTGCTTCCTCCCCCTTCTCTCGGACTGGCCCATGCCTCCTTCGCGGAAGGCCTGGTGGTGGCCGAGACCCTGGCGGGCGGTACACCCCGCCCCGTGGACTACGACGCCGTGCCCCGCGTGACCTACTCCAGTCCGCAGACCGCCTCCGTCGGCCTCTCGGAGGCGGCGGCCCGGGCCCGTGCGGGCGATGACGCGGTGGCGGTCAACACCATGCCGCTGACCGCCGTGGCCAAGGGCATGGTGCACGGGCAGGGCGGCATGGTGAAGGTGGTCGCCGAGCGGACGGCAGAATCCGGAGCGGCGGGATCCGGAGCGGCGGGATCCGGAGCGGCGGGATCAGCCGGGCGGGTCCTCGGTGTTCATCTCGTGGGCCCGCATGTCTCGGAAATGATCGCGGAGAGCCAGCTCATCATCGGATGGGACGCCGAACCCGGCGATGTGGCCCAGCACATCCACCCGCACCCCACCCTCTCCGAGGCCGTCGGCGAGACCTACCTCACTCTGGCCGGGCGCGGTCTGCATCAGCACTGA
- a CDS encoding sensor histidine kinase produces the protein MGSSPTTRPPRRTVRDWFVDPSIIVLAAFFSLLASTTVAEDPSVSDDALFADVSAGALACLALWQRRRWPVGLALTLLAVGTVSFYTSGPLLVAVFTVAVHRPLRTVGLVGVASVAQSLTGPAVRPDPDLGYVESVLLGAVLFSGVIGWGMFVRSRRQLLESLRERALRAESEAALRAERSQRLTRERIAREMHDVLAHRLSLLSVHAGALEYRPDASPDEVARAAGVIRHSAHQALQDLREVIGVLRAPDSDPADPSPPDRPQPALTDLPRLVEESRQAGMRVTLREKIGGASGAESVPGATGRTAYRIVQEGLTNARKHAPYAEVTVVTAGRRGEGLTVEIRNPLHRPVPPPARPAAREPVPAGDRGSDAPTAAATPAQTAVTAETPVTAETPVTAPAPMTAPAPGAPGPVPAPPAIPGAGRGLIGLAERAELTGGRLESGPSGRGDFRLYAWLPWPA, from the coding sequence ATGGGCAGTTCACCGACCACGCGTCCACCGCGCCGCACCGTACGCGACTGGTTCGTCGACCCCAGCATCATCGTGCTGGCGGCGTTCTTCTCGCTCCTCGCCTCCACGACGGTGGCCGAGGATCCGTCGGTGTCCGACGACGCGCTGTTCGCCGATGTGAGCGCCGGGGCGCTGGCCTGTCTCGCGCTCTGGCAACGGCGCCGGTGGCCGGTGGGGCTCGCGCTGACCCTGCTGGCCGTCGGCACCGTCTCGTTCTACACATCGGGGCCGCTGCTGGTGGCGGTGTTCACCGTCGCCGTCCACCGACCCCTGCGCACCGTCGGGCTCGTCGGCGTGGCGTCCGTCGCGCAGTCGCTGACCGGCCCGGCCGTGCGCCCCGACCCGGATCTGGGCTACGTCGAGTCGGTGCTGCTGGGCGCGGTGCTGTTCAGCGGGGTCATCGGCTGGGGCATGTTCGTGCGCTCCCGCCGCCAGTTGCTGGAATCCCTGCGCGAGCGCGCGCTGCGCGCGGAGTCCGAGGCGGCGCTGCGCGCCGAGCGGAGCCAGCGGCTGACCCGTGAGCGGATCGCCCGGGAGATGCACGATGTGCTCGCGCACCGGCTCTCCCTGCTGAGTGTGCACGCGGGCGCGCTGGAGTACCGCCCGGACGCCTCCCCCGACGAAGTCGCCCGCGCCGCCGGGGTGATCCGCCACAGCGCCCACCAGGCGCTCCAGGATCTGCGTGAGGTGATCGGGGTGCTGCGGGCCCCGGACAGCGATCCCGCGGACCCGTCTCCCCCCGACCGGCCGCAGCCCGCCCTCACCGATCTGCCGCGGCTGGTCGAGGAGTCGCGGCAGGCCGGGATGAGGGTCACGCTGCGGGAGAAGATCGGCGGCGCGTCGGGGGCGGAGTCGGTGCCGGGCGCCACGGGCCGTACGGCGTACCGGATCGTCCAGGAGGGGCTGACCAACGCCCGTAAGCACGCCCCGTACGCCGAGGTGACGGTGGTGACGGCCGGGAGGAGGGGCGAGGGGCTGACCGTGGAGATCCGCAATCCGCTCCACCGTCCGGTGCCCCCACCGGCCCGCCCCGCGGCGCGTGAGCCGGTGCCCGCCGGGGATCGGGGATCTGACGCCCCGACGGCCGCCGCGACGCCCGCACAGACTGCCGTGACAGCAGAGACTCCCGTGACAGCGGAGACTCCCGTGACCGCACCGGCTCCCATGACCGCCCCCGCTCCCGGGGCTCCCGGCCCCGTCCCCGCGCCCCCGGCCATCCCCGGCGCGGGCCGGGGGCTCATCGGGCTCGCCGAGCGCGCGGAACTGACGGGCGGACGGCTGGAGAGCGGGCCGTCCGGCCGTGGCGACTTCCGGCTCTACGCATGGCTACCGTGGCCCGCATGA
- a CDS encoding response regulator transcription factor, with amino-acid sequence MSHSAPDSPAPTPAPGPTSAQAAASVSAPVRVLLVDDDALVRAGLRLMLGGACGIEIVAEASDGSQVGSLVDRYAPDVVLMDIRMPTVDGLAATEELRRRERPPEVIILTTFNADEHVLRALRAGAAGFVLKDTPPVELVAAVLRVAEGDPVLSPAVTRQLIEQVAGSGPDPRRGRARELLTRLNDREREVSVAVGQGKSNAEIAAALFLSVPTVKTHVSRVLTKLGLNNRVQIALLAHDAGLLDP; translated from the coding sequence ATGAGTCATTCCGCGCCGGACTCCCCCGCGCCCACCCCGGCCCCCGGGCCCACCTCCGCCCAGGCCGCGGCGTCCGTCTCCGCCCCCGTCCGGGTGCTGCTCGTCGACGACGACGCGCTCGTCCGCGCCGGGCTGCGGCTGATGCTGGGCGGCGCCTGCGGAATCGAGATCGTGGCCGAGGCATCCGACGGTTCCCAGGTCGGGTCCCTGGTTGACCGGTACGCCCCGGACGTGGTGCTGATGGACATCCGGATGCCCACCGTGGACGGTCTGGCCGCGACCGAGGAGCTGCGGCGGCGCGAACGGCCCCCGGAGGTCATCATCCTGACCACCTTCAACGCGGATGAGCATGTGCTGCGGGCCCTGCGCGCCGGGGCGGCGGGCTTCGTCCTCAAGGACACCCCGCCCGTGGAGCTGGTGGCCGCCGTGCTGCGGGTCGCGGAAGGCGATCCGGTGCTGTCCCCCGCGGTGACCCGGCAGCTCATCGAGCAGGTGGCGGGCTCCGGACCAGATCCCCGCCGGGGCCGGGCGCGGGAGCTGCTGACCCGGCTGAACGACCGGGAGCGGGAGGTCTCGGTCGCGGTCGGCCAGGGAAAGTCCAACGCGGAGATCGCCGCCGCGCTGTTCCTGAGCGTCCCCACCGTCAAAACCCATGTGTCACGGGTCCTCACCAAGCTGGGCCTCAACAACCGTGTCCAGATCGCCCTGTTGGCCCACGACGCGGGCCTCCTCGACCCATGA
- a CDS encoding GNAT family N-acetyltransferase, whose translation MTDLVIRALTEGDAHLFHTLHDPALVGRGRFGRTYATVGQGGEYRPEWTWVALRDERVVARAAWWAAPGDTKPIALDWFDFADGEDEAAAELLRTAPHHAEYTLMVPPGWRDRPEERAAARARVDAAVAGGLTPLVERFRYEWTPGDGLPERPGRLEFRPEPDDAVVAEVLRRVMPGSLDAHDLKAMAEGGIEAAVRELMDFLTWCPSPRAWWRLAWTPGGEVAGIQVPAHNPSGPCVGFIGVVAEHRGHGYAYDLLVECTHDLVERGAATIAAATDQGNAPMAAHFTRAGYPVTQEVIDLV comes from the coding sequence ATGACCGATCTGGTCATCCGCGCGCTCACCGAGGGCGACGCCCATCTGTTCCACACCCTGCACGACCCCGCACTCGTCGGCCGGGGCCGCTTCGGCCGCACCTACGCCACCGTCGGCCAGGGCGGCGAGTACCGCCCCGAGTGGACCTGGGTGGCGCTGCGCGACGAGCGCGTCGTGGCCCGCGCCGCCTGGTGGGCCGCGCCCGGCGACACCAAGCCCATCGCGCTGGACTGGTTCGACTTCGCCGACGGCGAGGACGAGGCCGCCGCCGAACTGCTGCGCACCGCACCGCATCACGCCGAGTACACGCTGATGGTCCCGCCCGGCTGGCGGGACCGGCCCGAGGAGCGGGCGGCGGCGCGGGCCCGTGTCGACGCCGCCGTGGCGGGCGGGCTGACCCCGCTGGTGGAGCGCTTCCGCTACGAGTGGACGCCCGGCGACGGGCTTCCGGAGCGGCCGGGGCGGCTGGAGTTCCGGCCGGAGCCCGATGACGCGGTGGTGGCCGAGGTGCTGCGCCGGGTCATGCCGGGCAGCCTCGACGCACACGATCTGAAGGCCATGGCCGAGGGCGGTATCGAGGCCGCGGTCCGTGAGCTGATGGACTTCCTCACCTGGTGTCCGTCACCGCGTGCCTGGTGGCGGCTTGCGTGGACACCCGGCGGGGAGGTCGCCGGCATCCAGGTGCCCGCGCACAATCCGAGCGGGCCCTGCGTCGGCTTCATCGGGGTCGTCGCCGAGCACCGCGGCCACGGCTATGCGTACGACCTGCTGGTGGAGTGCACCCACGACCTGGTGGAACGGGGCGCCGCCACGATCGCTGCCGCGACCGACCAGGGCAACGCCCCCATGGCCGCGCACTTCACCAGGGCGGGCTATCCCGTCACCCAGGAGGTCATCGACCTCGTGTGA